ACCGCGTCGAAAGACCTTGAGTCTCCTCTTGTGCCTTTCTTACCCGACGCCTTGACCGACAGCTTCGGGACAATACGAGGCTTCCCCAGTTACCTTCCGGCTCCCGGTAAACTACCCCATCCTCAATCACGCTACGGGGTACGATCAGGTATCGGGCTTCGCGTTATTTAGCACGCTTACCCCCCCCGTAGCGCCGAATCAGGTTCGCTTGCGCTATGTGCAGTTTACTTCCTATCGCTTCCTTCAGACCCTGCCGTTGCCAGAAACGCCCTTGCGATTCGGATTGTCTTCCCCCTGATCGGGGCGACGCCTGTTTCTTTCAACAGGCCGGGTTTGCCAGCTCCGCTGGGCAAACTAAAAAAACAGGGGCCGGAATCATTCCGGCCCCTGTTGCGATTCAAGGTTCTAGATGCTGACCAGCGTCAGTTGATCCATTTAAGAACCAGATGATCCATGGTGCGTTTAGGCACATAATGGACACCGGCCTCATCACGCCAGTATTTAATATCGCCGCCTTCCTCTTTATCGACCAGACGCACCTCTTCGGCCGGATAACCCAGAGCAATCACCATAACGATCTCAAAACGGGTGGGAATCTTGAATTCCTCACGAAACTTCTGCTTCTGAATGGAACCGATCATGCAGCCCCCCAGGCCCTTTTCCACCGCACCGAGCAGAATACTCTGGGCGGCAATCCCTGAATCACCGTCAAAACGATCACTGATGGTCTTGTCACCAATCATAACGATATAGGCGCTGGGGCGTTCATTCTCCGCCGGCCCTTTCCAGTCTTTGAGGTAACCGGCCCAGCCCAGATAATTAAAGATGCGGTCATTGCGCTCTTTATCCGTCGACAGCAGATAGCGCAACGGCTGCAGGTTGGCGGCACATCCACAATAACGGGTCAATTCAACCAGTTCGGTCAATTGCTCTTCGCTGATCGCCTTGTCGGCATGGAAACGTCGATAGCTGCGATTTTTAAGCAACAAATCTTTCAGCATTACTCCTCCTCACATGATAAAATGGTCATTGCATAAGTTGCCCGGATCACCTCTGACATCAGGATGTTGCAGCGGTTCGGCAACAGGGAATGGATGAAATAATAGTACCCCATTGACCAAAAAAATCAAAACATTCTCAATAAATAACACATAAGAGACCGGCGTTTATTAACCCAAAGCGTCCCTTCTCAACGGACTTTTTAAGGTGGTCGTTTCATGCTGTCACAGTTCGAACCTTATCTGCCCTGGCTGTTGCCGCCCCTGTTGGGTGCGATCATCGGCTATGTGACCAACTATATTGCAATTCGCATGCTGTTCCGGCCATTACGAGCCTGGAAGATTTGCGGTCTGCGCGTCCCTCTGACACCAGGCATTATCCCCTCACAGCGTCACAAACTGGCGCGTAAAATGGGCGAGATGGTGGGCGACCACCTGCTGACGAGCGATGATATTGCCGACACCCTCGACAAAGAAGGCTTTCGTAAAAAACTGCTCGCCGCGGTTGAGGAGAAACTCGATCAGTTTATCTGTCGCGATCTCGGTGCTCCGATCAGCCTGCTCCCTGCCCAGTTTCATGATCGCCTTGCGGATGTGTTGGAAACCGTGCGGTGGAAACTGCTGCGTGCCCTGAGCCGTCAGCTGGAATCGGAACAGGGGCGACAGCAACTGACCCGCTTCTGTCACGAATATCTGGATGTTCTCCTCGGTTATCGTCTCAACGATCTGATGGACGACCCCACCCGGACCATCAACGGTTTTGCCGAACAAAAGATGCAACACTGGCTGGATAAAGAACGGCTGGAAGGCTGGTTGGACCGTTTTATGGATCAACGCCTGCAACAGCTGATTGACGACCGCCAATGCCTGAACGATCTGCTGCCCAAAGAACTGGTTGAAGGGGTTCTGGAACTGGTCGAACAGGAACTTCCCGCCATCATCGAACAACTTTCCGTTCTTCTGGATGATCCACGGGTGCGCGAGCAGCTACAGGATAAAGTGCGCGACGCCATCGCCAACCTCATTGACTCCATCGACGGGTTGTCCGCCCTGATCGGCGCCCTGTTTGATATGGAAAAGATCTACGCCAAACTGCCGGGCTTTATGGACAAAGCCGCGGTAGAGTTAAAAGACTGGCTGGCATCGGACGCGGTTCGCCAACAGATCAGTGCCAAACTGCGCGACCAGATCACGATCTGGCTCGATCAGCCGCTGAGCCGTCTGCTGGAAAAAGTCCCTTACGAACGCGTGGTGCGCATTCGCGGCCAGGTCAGTCATCGTGTCTGTCACTGGCTGACGGGTGACAGCGTGCGCCATCAGTTGCTCAGTGTCCTGGAAAAGGGAGTGGAATCCATTGAGGGACGACCGCTGGCCGACTGGATTGATCCGCTGTTGCCGGAGCAGGGCCGCGAAAAAGTGG
This region of uncultured Desulfuromonas sp. genomic DNA includes:
- a CDS encoding DUF445 family protein yields the protein MLSQFEPYLPWLLPPLLGAIIGYVTNYIAIRMLFRPLRAWKICGLRVPLTPGIIPSQRHKLARKMGEMVGDHLLTSDDIADTLDKEGFRKKLLAAVEEKLDQFICRDLGAPISLLPAQFHDRLADVLETVRWKLLRALSRQLESEQGRQQLTRFCHEYLDVLLGYRLNDLMDDPTRTINGFAEQKMQHWLDKERLEGWLDRFMDQRLQQLIDDRQCLNDLLPKELVEGVLELVEQELPAIIEQLSVLLDDPRVREQLQDKVRDAIANLIDSIDGLSALIGALFDMEKIYAKLPGFMDKAAVELKDWLASDAVRQQISAKLRDQITIWLDQPLSRLLEKVPYERVVRIRGQVSHRVCHWLTGDSVRHQLLSVLEKGVESIEGRPLADWIDPLLPEQGREKVAALISNAIVDQLGRESVQQSVEGFLENRMTYVIYQRPLGQLSRYLPSDGREELAVGLFDQLVVLLKKEIPPLVETLNICQIVEDKVNSLDILKVEGLLMGIMKEQFKYINLFGALLGLLIGLLNLLLLRM
- a CDS encoding nitroreductase family protein; translation: MLKDLLLKNRSYRRFHADKAISEEQLTELVELTRYCGCAANLQPLRYLLSTDKERNDRIFNYLGWAGYLKDWKGPAENERPSAYIVMIGDKTISDRFDGDSGIAAQSILLGAVEKGLGGCMIGSIQKQKFREEFKIPTRFEIVMVIALGYPAEEVRLVDKEEGGDIKYWRDEAGVHYVPKRTMDHLVLKWIN